In Anopheles cruzii chromosome X, idAnoCruzAS_RS32_06, whole genome shotgun sequence, one genomic interval encodes:
- the LOC128268547 gene encoding protein VAC14 homolog, producing MENAFAPISEACVKALSDKTYDKRKMAALEIEKMVTEFNAKKNMTQVERIIDVLSKDFVRSNDLNKKKGGLIALAATSIALGKDTERFIEDIVNPILNCLMDSDMRVRYFASESLYNVVKVSRGSVLPFFPSLFNALSRLVTDPDHNIKNGSEILDRLLKDIVIESSQTFDLDAFIPLVRERIMVKSSFARQFIISWISVLNAVPEINMVVYLPEILHGLFQMLEDPLPEIQRMCESLLAQFLKIIKADPGAADMLKMTNLLIVLAQSNNLLIQFYAITWIKEFVQLYGGEILCFTSGIFTAILPCLAFESESKKSIKDCANAVNLHLLELVSGSEDKQRNLSYLDLNSVMEVLRQYLVHSPVPTKIAVLKWVHHLFTEVHDEMSEHANKLFPVLLRDSLSDSSDEVVLQAIVVLAEIVNSATVQGADFDQTQYRQFLVELLNLFSESNTFLEKRGTLIIRQLCRLLNAEYIYRTFAEILLEERISLKIASTMVRTLNMILLTTSDLFDLRNMLRDIRNEKSASLFECLYKCWTHCPVSTLSLCLLAQCYQHVSEIVCLFADMEITVDFLVEIDKMVQLIESPIFASLRLTLISHENDNADAVHLSRALYGVLMLLPQTEAFHLLNNRLQCVPNYWGQPNKINSKSTIQSQGKVKFDELFTYFKYMQDLHHQKRIEKRKKNQF from the exons ATGGAAAATGCATTTGCACCGATCAGTGAGGCTTGCGTTAAGGCTCTCAGCGATAAAACGTACGACAAGCGAAAAATGGCGGCATTGGAAATAGAGAA GATGGTGACCGAATTTAATGCCAAAAAGAACATGACGCAGGTAGAACGCATCATCGACGTGCTGAGCAAAGATTTCGTGCGATCGAACGATTTGAACAAAAAGAAGGGTGGCCTGATCGCTctcgccgccaccagcatcgcGCTGGGGAAGGACACCGAACGGTTCATTGAAGACATCGTCAACCCGATCCTGAATTGCCTTATGGACAGCGACATGCGGGTGCGCTATTTCGCTAGCGAATCTCTCTACAACGTAGTGAAGGTATCACGCGGCTCGGTCTTACCGTTTTTCCCTAGTCTCTTCAATGCACTCAGCCGGCTGGTGACGGATCCTGATCACAATATCAAGAACGGCAGCGAAATACTCGATCGCCTGCTGAAGGACATAGTGATTGAATCGTCGCAAACTTTCGACCTTGATGCTTTCATCCCGCTCGTACGGGAGCGCATAATGGTGAAGAGCTCGTTTGCCCGCCAGTTTATCATCTCGTGGATCTCCGTGCTGAATGCCGTGCCCGAGATCAATATGGTCGTGTACCTACCCGAGATCCTGCACGGGCTGTTCCAGATGTTGGAAGATCCGTTACCAGAAATTCAGCGCATGTGCGAGTCGTTACTCGCGCAGTTTCTCAAGATAATAAAGGCCGACCCGGGGGCGGCCGATATGCTGAAGATGACGAACCTGCTGATCGTGCTGGCGCAATCCAATAATTTGCTGATCCAGTTCTATGCCATTACGTGGATCAAAGAGTTTGTCCAGCTGTACGGAGGCGAGATACTGTGCTTTACGAGTGGCATCTTCACTGCCATCTTACCATGCTTGGCGTTCGAAAGCGAGTCCAAGAAAAGCATCAAAGACTGCGCGAATGCCGTGAACCTGCACTTACTGGAGCTGGTGTCGGGTAGTGAGGACAAACAACGTAACCTTAGTTACCTCGATCTGAACTCGGTCATGGAGGTGCTGCGCCAATATTTAGTGCACAGTCCCGTGCCAACAAAGATCGCCGTACTGAAGTGGGTGCACCATCTGTTTACCGAAGTGCACGACGAGATGTCCGAGCATGCGAACAAGCTgttcccggtgctgctgcgcgaTTCCCTGTCCGACAGTTCCGATGAGGTCGTGCTGCAAGCGATTGTCGTGTTGGCAGAGATCGTCAACTCCGCTACCGTGCAGGGGGCGGACTTTGACCAGACCCAGTACCGACAGTTTCTGGTCGAGCTGCTGAATCTCTTCAGTGAGAGCAACACGTTTTTGGAGAAACGCGGCACATTGATCATTCGTCAGCTGTGCCGGTTGCTGAACGCCGAGTATATTTATCGAACGTTTGCGGAAATTTTGCTTGAAGAACGCATCAGTCTAAAGATTGCCTCGACCATGGTGCGGACGCTCAACATGATCCTGCTTACCACTTCCGATCTGTTTGATTTGCGCAACATGCTGCGCGACATTCGGAACGAG aAATCTGCCTCACTGTTCGAGTGCCTATACAAGTGTTGGACCCATTGCCCCGTCTCAACGCTATCACTTTGCCTACTAGCCCAATGTTACCAGCATGTCTCGGagatcgtttgtttgtt TGCGGACATGGAAATAACAGTTGATTTTCTCGTCGAAATTGATAAAATGGTGCAGCTTATAGAATCTCCAATATTTGCAT CGCTTCGGCTGACACTGATATCGCACGAGAACGATAATGCTGACGCCGTACACTTATCGCGCGCGCTGTACGGAGTTCTGATGCTGCTTCCGCAGACTGAGGCATTCCATTTGCTGAACAATCGTTTGCAGTGTGTTCCGAATTACTGGGGACAGCCCAATAAGAT AAATTCTAAATCGACTATCCAGAGCCAAGGCAAGGTCAAATTTGACGAGCTTTTTACTTATTTCAAGTATATGCAGGATTTACACCATCAGAAACGGATTGAAAAGCGtaagaaaaatcaattctaA